The following coding sequences lie in one Treponema sp. OMZ 790 genomic window:
- a CDS encoding AbrB/MazE/SpoVT family DNA-binding domain-containing protein, translated as MIVSLVPVGNSRGIRLPKHVLDKVSSADKFEVEVSEKGILLKPVKDEPRKGWEEAFRKMHQDNEDLMEELPEPRDFQWEW; from the coding sequence ATGATTGTATCGCTTGTACCTGTAGGAAATTCACGCGGAATAAGATTACCGAAACACGTGCTTGATAAGGTTTCAAGTGCAGATAAGTTTGAAGTAGAGGTTTCGGAAAAAGGAATTTTATTAAAACCTGTAAAAGACGAGCCCCGAAAAGGATGGGAAGAAGCCTTTCGTAAGATGCATCAAGATAATGAAGACTTAATGGAGGAGCTCCCTGAACCGAGGGATTTTCAATGGGAATGGTAA
- a CDS encoding type II toxin-antitoxin system PemK/MazF family toxin — MGMVIKQYEVYLINLDPTIGHEIQKTRPCLVISPDVMNNNISTVIIAPMTTKSHAYPTRVSIKFEGKKGWIVLDQIRTVDRARLVKHLGNIKPTEIIAVKKIIKEMLVD; from the coding sequence ATGGGAATGGTAATTAAGCAATACGAGGTCTATCTTATAAATTTAGATCCCACAATAGGTCATGAAATACAAAAAACAAGGCCTTGCCTGGTAATCTCTCCCGATGTTATGAACAACAATATTTCAACCGTCATTATCGCCCCTATGACTACAAAGTCTCACGCTTACCCGACAAGGGTCAGTATTAAATTTGAAGGCAAAAAGGGCTGGATAGTATTGGATCAAATCAGAACTGTGGACAGGGCAAGATTGGTAAAGCACCTGGGAAATATAAAACCTACAGAAATCATTGCTGTAAAAAAAATCATCAAAGAAATGCTTGTCGATTAA
- a CDS encoding ThiF family adenylyltransferase → MSFLSRFEPLVGSANLKKIENARIAILGLGGVGSYTAEALARSGVARNGAGELILIDGDKIEESNINRQLYALYSTIGKSKTEVARERIADINPSCKVTAINSFILPDTFYTVLGENFFDGLDFIVDAVDTVALKIFLAVEAEKHEVPIISAMGCGNRLNADFEFADIYKTSVCPLCKVMRTELKKRNVKHLKVLYSKTECTIKQTPPASAAWVPSIAGLFIAGEVVKSLY, encoded by the coding sequence ATGAGTTTTTTATCGAGGTTTGAGCCTCTTGTCGGTTCAGCAAATTTAAAGAAGATTGAAAATGCCCGGATTGCAATTTTAGGTTTGGGCGGTGTCGGAAGCTATACTGCCGAGGCCCTTGCCCGAAGCGGGGTTGCCCGGAACGGGGCAGGGGAGCTCATCCTAATTGACGGCGACAAGATAGAAGAAAGCAATATAAACCGCCAGCTTTATGCCCTCTATTCTACCATCGGAAAATCTAAAACCGAAGTTGCAAGAGAACGCATTGCCGATATAAATCCTTCATGTAAGGTAACAGCAATCAATTCGTTTATTTTACCCGATACTTTTTATACTGTCTTAGGCGAAAATTTTTTTGATGGTTTAGACTTTATAGTTGATGCCGTCGATACGGTTGCTCTTAAAATTTTTCTTGCCGTTGAAGCCGAAAAACATGAGGTGCCTATTATTTCGGCAATGGGCTGCGGCAACCGCCTAAATGCCGATTTTGAATTTGCAGATATTTACAAGACAAGCGTTTGTCCGCTTTGTAAGGTAATGCGCACCGAGCTAAAAAAAAGGAATGTTAAGCACTTGAAGGTCCTTTATTCCAAAACCGAATGTACCATAAAACAAACCCCTCCGGCTTCGGCTGCATGGGTGCCCTCAATTGCCGGTCTTTTTATCGCCGGCGAGGTGGTTAAAAGCCTTTATTAG
- a CDS encoding phospho-N-acetylmuramoyl-pentapeptide-transferase: MLYHIAELLGPYFGPMRLLQSYAVLISLGLFLGFLITVLLLPKFYSKLPKDRGREFTVNPEAAVGKPTGGGVVFISIFIICVFLLITPTLTQCLILAVTFAVMMTGFLDDKSEKSWGEYLKGGLDFILSAVTALVVFYIYFEGKVSFWLPFTSSLVDVHPVIFFAVSIIILWISINTTNCTDGVDGLSGTLILLALVSLGVVFYFVLGHVKVAAYLLIPNINTGAKWAVMIFTLCGVLTGYLWHNAYPSKVLMGDAGSRALGFFIGVLVIISRNPFILLMTSGVILINGGTGILKVVMLRFFKIKIFKNIRFPLHDHMKKNLQWSPTQVLIRFVIIQILITIVILGILFKIR; the protein is encoded by the coding sequence ATGTTATATCACATTGCAGAATTACTTGGCCCGTATTTCGGACCGATGAGACTTTTACAATCTTATGCCGTTTTAATTTCTTTAGGCTTATTTTTAGGCTTTTTAATTACCGTTTTATTATTGCCTAAATTTTATTCTAAATTACCCAAGGACAGAGGAAGAGAATTTACCGTAAACCCGGAAGCTGCCGTAGGTAAACCTACGGGCGGGGGCGTAGTTTTTATTTCTATTTTTATAATTTGTGTTTTTTTATTGATAACACCGACTTTGACACAATGCCTTATTTTGGCGGTAACCTTTGCAGTAATGATGACAGGTTTTTTAGATGACAAGTCCGAAAAATCTTGGGGAGAATATTTAAAAGGCGGATTGGATTTTATTTTATCTGCAGTTACGGCTCTTGTCGTTTTTTATATTTATTTTGAAGGTAAAGTTTCCTTTTGGCTGCCCTTCACATCCAGCCTTGTTGATGTGCACCCCGTTATTTTCTTTGCCGTTTCCATAATTATTTTATGGATTTCGATTAATACGACAAACTGTACCGACGGAGTTGACGGCCTTTCCGGAACTCTCATTTTATTGGCCTTGGTTTCCCTTGGTGTAGTTTTTTATTTTGTCTTAGGTCATGTTAAAGTTGCTGCCTATCTTTTGATTCCCAATATCAACACGGGTGCAAAATGGGCGGTTATGATTTTTACCCTCTGCGGAGTCCTTACAGGCTATCTCTGGCACAATGCTTATCCGAGTAAGGTTCTCATGGGAGATGCAGGTTCGCGCGCTCTCGGCTTTTTTATCGGAGTTCTTGTAATTATTTCACGCAACCCATTTATTCTTTTGATGACTAGCGGTGTGATTTTAATCAACGGCGGGACAGGCATTTTAAAGGTAGTTATGCTCCGCTTTTTTAAAATCAAAATATTTAAGAATATCAGATTTCCGCTCCATGATCACATGAAAAAGAATTTGCAATGGTCGCCGACTCAAGTTTTAATCCGTTTTGTTATTATTCAAATCTTAATTACGATTGTGATTTTAGGAATTCTATTTAAGATTCGATAG
- a CDS encoding DUF368 domain-containing protein, producing the protein MYNTQMLNYIKKIIAGIAIGIANVIPGVSGGTIAVVFGVYPDLIGAASLDIKTIKINLKSYLCLFGGVALGVLLFARLFKLVYERFPVQTNFFFIGLILGSIFIIFEFVREKEQKSSLKTMAKIIWFFIGLGLMLALYFFKGAAVSSNSAIETLNLGNFFLLFFAGFAGAAAMVIPGVSGSFLLLIMGVYYSVIKAITDFNIPILIPVGLGILAGIFFSARLIGFLMERFPKITYAFILGLVLGSVRHMLPDS; encoded by the coding sequence ATGTATAATACTCAAATGTTAAACTACATAAAAAAAATAATTGCAGGTATCGCTATAGGAATAGCAAATGTTATACCCGGAGTTTCAGGCGGAACGATAGCCGTAGTTTTCGGGGTTTACCCCGATCTTATCGGAGCGGCAAGCCTTGACATCAAAACCATCAAAATAAATTTAAAAAGCTATCTTTGCCTCTTCGGAGGAGTTGCTTTAGGTGTTCTTCTTTTTGCACGTCTTTTCAAACTTGTTTATGAAAGATTTCCCGTACAAACCAATTTCTTTTTTATAGGCCTCATTCTCGGAAGCATTTTTATAATTTTTGAATTTGTCCGCGAAAAAGAACAAAAATCTTCTTTAAAAACAATGGCCAAAATTATTTGGTTTTTTATAGGTTTAGGACTCATGCTTGCCCTTTACTTTTTTAAGGGAGCTGCAGTCTCGTCAAATTCTGCTATAGAAACATTGAACCTTGGAAATTTTTTCCTATTGTTCTTTGCAGGTTTTGCAGGAGCTGCCGCAATGGTGATTCCCGGCGTATCAGGCTCCTTTCTTCTTTTGATAATGGGAGTTTATTATAGCGTAATTAAAGCCATTACCGACTTTAATATTCCCATTTTGATTCCCGTAGGCCTCGGAATCCTTGCCGGTATTTTCTTTTCGGCCCGCTTAATCGGCTTTTTAATGGAAAGGTTCCCTAAGATAACCTATGCTTTTATTTTAGGACTGGTCTTAGGTTCGGTCAGACATATGCTTCCCGACAGCTGA
- the uraA gene encoding uracil permease yields MPHKRIYQVDEKVPAGLFLPLSIQHTFAMFGASVLVPIIFGIDAGIVLFMNGVGTLLFIAVTKGKAPAYLGSSFAFLGPASIIISSLGFQYAQGAFIVTGLLGCLIALIIYKFGTSWINVILPPAAMGAVVALIGFELTELTIRGGSIGANIMTGSVSHADVIVFLITIGAAVLGSVLFKGFFSTIPILIASIAGYIAAAFFGMVNFSIIKEAGLFTVPHFQLPKFDVGAAFTMLPVLLVITSEHISHQVVTSNIVGRNLLKDPGLHRSIFADNFSTALSGLVGGVPTTTYGENIGVMAVTGIYSVYVIAGAAIISICMAFISPLAALIRTVPGNVIGGITFLLYGMIGASGIRLLVDSKVDYSKSKNLILTSVVFTTGLSGLSIKFGEIEFKGMVLASLVAVILSFIFFVFEKMGVLEE; encoded by the coding sequence ATGCCGCACAAAAGAATTTATCAGGTTGATGAAAAAGTTCCGGCGGGACTTTTCTTACCTTTAAGTATTCAACATACATTTGCAATGTTCGGTGCCTCGGTTTTAGTTCCGATTATATTCGGAATTGATGCAGGCATAGTTCTATTTATGAACGGAGTCGGAACCCTCTTGTTTATAGCCGTAACAAAGGGAAAGGCACCTGCCTACCTCGGCTCAAGCTTTGCCTTCTTAGGGCCGGCTTCTATCATTATATCTTCGCTGGGTTTTCAATATGCCCAAGGAGCCTTTATAGTAACAGGGCTTTTAGGCTGCTTGATTGCTCTTATAATTTATAAGTTTGGAACTTCATGGATAAATGTTATCCTTCCGCCGGCAGCTATGGGTGCTGTAGTTGCCTTAATCGGTTTTGAGCTTACGGAGCTTACAATAAGAGGCGGAAGTATAGGAGCAAACATCATGACAGGTTCAGTCTCTCATGCAGATGTAATTGTCTTTTTAATTACGATAGGAGCAGCCGTCCTCGGCTCGGTTTTGTTCAAGGGATTTTTTTCTACAATCCCTATTTTAATAGCAAGCATTGCAGGTTACATTGCCGCAGCTTTTTTCGGTATGGTGAACTTTTCGATAATAAAAGAGGCGGGGCTTTTTACGGTTCCTCATTTCCAGCTTCCCAAATTCGATGTAGGAGCAGCCTTTACAATGCTGCCCGTACTCTTGGTCATCACAAGCGAACACATAAGTCATCAGGTTGTAACCTCCAACATCGTCGGACGCAATTTGTTAAAAGACCCGGGGCTTCACAGGAGCATCTTTGCAGATAATTTTTCGACAGCCCTTTCAGGCCTAGTCGGAGGAGTACCCACCACAACCTACGGCGAAAACATAGGCGTTATGGCAGTTACGGGCATTTACAGCGTATACGTAATTGCAGGCGCGGCAATAATTTCTATTTGTATGGCATTTATAAGCCCGCTTGCAGCCCTGATCCGAACCGTGCCCGGGAATGTTATCGGCGGCATAACCTTCTTGCTCTATGGAATGATAGGAGCCTCAGGCATCCGCCTTTTGGTAGATTCAAAAGTAGATTATTCAAAATCGAAAAATCTCATCCTGACCTCGGTTGTCTTTACCACGGGTTTAAGCGGCCTCAGCATAAAATTCGGCGAAATCGAATTTAAGGGAATGGTACTCGCCTCCCTCGTCGCCGTCATTTTAAGCTTTATCTTCTTTGTCTTTGAAAAAATGGGAGTGCTGGAGGAGTAG
- a CDS encoding C39 family peptidase, whose translation MAINQKKLLFFPLSLIPIAIIISSCRVFPSIGLNTKENYGKKNILIMSDIYYRQTFNNCAPYSAMAAINVITKKEIDPELLARETGWRIKNNLTMPQGLIQVLHKHGIKTKEAVLSGYTDAEKINWIKNTIDEGKPIIFLIKAKRVLHYVTVIGYDETGFIIYDSLQEKTKSNPRKTIKDKPQYDGNRYYKYEVFLKFWNRGGYKIFFKNWALVCG comes from the coding sequence TTGGCAATAAATCAAAAAAAGCTTTTGTTTTTCCCTTTAAGCCTCATTCCGATTGCTATTATAATATCGAGCTGTAGAGTTTTTCCGTCTATCGGATTAAACACAAAAGAAAATTATGGGAAAAAGAATATCTTAATCATGAGCGATATTTATTACCGTCAGACTTTTAATAACTGCGCACCCTATTCTGCAATGGCGGCGATAAATGTAATAACAAAAAAAGAAATCGATCCGGAGCTTTTAGCACGAGAAACAGGTTGGCGGATAAAAAACAATTTAACCATGCCACAGGGACTTATTCAAGTTTTACACAAGCATGGAATAAAAACAAAAGAAGCTGTTTTATCCGGATACACAGATGCCGAAAAAATTAATTGGATAAAAAATACAATTGATGAAGGTAAACCGATTATTTTTTTAATAAAAGCAAAAAGGGTCTTACATTATGTAACGGTAATAGGCTACGATGAAACAGGTTTTATTATTTATGACTCTCTTCAAGAGAAAACAAAATCAAATCCTCGAAAAACAATAAAAGATAAACCGCAATATGACGGAAACCGTTATTACAAATACGAGGTCTTTCTAAAATTTTGGAATAGAGGCGGTTATAAAATATTCTTTAAAAATTGGGCATTGGTCTGCGGATAA
- a CDS encoding YibE/F family protein, with translation MKHIFAFIVSLLLCFNLSAEDTGQPSSNDRSNDLSKDMENKYKGLSQYYDAHINAPKSKAVKAKVIEIVYDDTKESRPDIPIESDFRYQHLKVKILTGKHKGEVYTIRNTIELAIPYKLIFKVNEKLILQLDEDETGKVNNLRIYERARDYKVYALIMIFASVLIFVGKKNGVKALISLGLTVGLIFGLFLPFIIRGYNPMLWAVIICSSASVITLFIISGKNKKTYTAILGTIGGVIIAGLFAFVAGKILSLSGLGNEDAQMLAFVPQYRKIDYQGLLFAGIMIGSLGAVMDVAMSVSSAMWEIISVSPKISNKQLVKSGMNIGRDIIGSMSNTLILAYVSTSIPVLLLFIIFSNGFTEIINLELLSAEILRAVSGSIGLICTIPITVNLVNIFRKN, from the coding sequence ATGAAACATATTTTCGCTTTTATTGTAAGCCTTCTTCTATGCTTTAATCTATCTGCGGAAGATACAGGGCAACCTTCTTCTAACGACCGGTCTAACGACCTGTCTAAAGACATGGAAAATAAATACAAGGGTTTAAGCCAATACTATGATGCTCATATAAATGCTCCGAAAAGCAAGGCTGTTAAGGCCAAGGTTATCGAAATCGTCTATGACGACACAAAGGAGAGCCGCCCCGATATTCCTATAGAATCGGACTTCCGCTACCAGCATTTAAAGGTTAAGATTTTAACGGGTAAGCACAAAGGAGAGGTTTACACAATCAGGAATACTATAGAGCTTGCAATTCCTTATAAACTTATTTTTAAGGTAAACGAAAAACTCATCTTGCAGCTGGATGAAGACGAAACCGGAAAGGTAAACAATTTACGCATTTATGAAAGAGCAAGGGATTATAAGGTCTATGCTCTTATTATGATCTTTGCTTCGGTTTTAATCTTTGTCGGCAAAAAAAACGGAGTAAAGGCCCTTATCTCTCTTGGGCTTACCGTGGGCCTTATATTCGGCCTCTTCCTTCCTTTTATAATTCGAGGCTATAATCCTATGCTTTGGGCTGTTATAATTTGCAGCTCTGCTTCAGTAATTACTCTTTTTATAATTTCGGGGAAGAACAAAAAGACCTATACGGCTATTTTAGGAACCATAGGCGGGGTTATTATTGCAGGCCTTTTTGCCTTTGTTGCAGGTAAAATTCTAAGCCTCTCGGGTTTAGGAAATGAGGATGCCCAAATGCTGGCCTTCGTTCCCCAATACCGTAAGATAGATTATCAGGGCCTTTTATTTGCAGGTATTATGATAGGTTCCCTTGGGGCTGTCATGGATGTCGCCATGTCCGTTTCTTCTGCAATGTGGGAAATAATTTCTGTAAGTCCTAAGATTTCGAATAAGCAGCTTGTAAAATCCGGAATGAATATAGGCCGGGATATAATAGGTTCTATGTCAAACACTCTTATTTTGGCCTATGTGAGTACATCAATCCCCGTGCTCTTACTCTTTATAATTTTTTCCAACGGCTTTACGGAAATTATAAACTTGGAGCTTTTATCTGCCGAGATATTGCGGGCCGTTTCGGGGAGTATAGGTTTAATTTGCACGATTCCTATAACCGTCAACCTCGTAAATATTTTTAGGAAGAATTAA
- a CDS encoding 5'-nucleotidase C-terminal domain-containing protein yields MKHSKFFKAFCCVMMILILGIAFTGCETESHDVSGQDAGIEAKAPANQVDILLFNDFHGNVAEDTRPGKGKNAGMAKMIGYVRTAGMENPNTIVVAGGDNYQGTAISNLTYGAPVSAMMRAMNVKVCAVGNHEFDWGSNRMTKWQKDGNFTFLAANIVEKKSGKPVSWAKPYSIINKGNYKIAFIGLAHPDTAVLTSAEHVSGLEFTDPVKTGQEWVDYLLAGKAKEGKPDAIIALTHIDSFQKDGKISGNAVKLTEIKGMDAVLSAHSHQTVAGEANGMPILQAYCHGRAVGKLSITFGEKNKIVKIEPMVDEIYKHKDSLIEDAKGKALYTKFDTELKPIMGEVIGIAEAEFAHERSEKGSNTALGAWAAEVQRQLGKVDIAIQNGGGLRRTLAAGNITVGDLYEIMPFDNYLVVFDLPGSEIKKAIDHGIMNPNVTDGQFAGLRVEYDGKKPFENRITKITLMDGTPLDMNKKYKVVVNSFMFTGGDSYDFSKAENSAESVSIRDALIDAIKKAKKIKPIPVDYIKDISK; encoded by the coding sequence ATGAAACACAGTAAATTCTTTAAAGCTTTTTGTTGTGTGATGATGATTCTCATTCTTGGTATTGCCTTTACAGGATGTGAAACCGAATCCCACGATGTAAGCGGTCAGGATGCAGGTATTGAGGCAAAGGCCCCTGCAAATCAAGTCGATATTCTTCTTTTTAACGACTTTCACGGAAATGTTGCAGAAGATACCCGTCCCGGAAAGGGAAAAAATGCAGGTATGGCCAAGATGATAGGCTATGTCCGCACTGCCGGAATGGAAAACCCGAACACCATTGTGGTTGCAGGAGGCGACAACTATCAGGGAACTGCCATATCCAATCTAACCTATGGAGCTCCCGTTTCTGCCATGATGAGGGCGATGAATGTTAAGGTTTGTGCCGTAGGTAACCATGAATTTGACTGGGGTTCAAACCGAATGACAAAGTGGCAAAAGGACGGAAACTTTACCTTCTTGGCTGCTAACATTGTCGAAAAAAAGAGCGGAAAGCCTGTGTCTTGGGCAAAACCCTACTCAATTATAAACAAAGGAAACTACAAGATTGCCTTTATCGGTCTTGCTCATCCCGATACGGCTGTCTTGACCAGTGCCGAGCATGTAAGCGGTTTGGAGTTTACCGACCCCGTAAAAACAGGTCAAGAATGGGTGGACTATCTTTTGGCAGGAAAGGCCAAGGAAGGTAAGCCTGATGCAATTATTGCCCTAACCCACATCGATTCATTCCAAAAAGACGGAAAGATAAGCGGAAATGCCGTTAAGCTTACCGAAATTAAGGGCATGGATGCAGTTCTTTCGGCTCACAGCCATCAAACCGTTGCAGGAGAAGCAAACGGTATGCCCATACTTCAAGCTTATTGTCACGGCCGGGCTGTAGGTAAACTCAGCATCACCTTCGGAGAAAAAAACAAGATTGTAAAGATTGAACCAATGGTAGACGAAATCTACAAGCACAAGGATTCTCTTATCGAAGATGCAAAAGGCAAGGCCCTCTATACAAAATTTGATACCGAGCTGAAACCTATTATGGGTGAAGTTATCGGTATTGCCGAGGCCGAGTTTGCTCATGAGCGAAGCGAAAAGGGAAGCAACACTGCCTTGGGTGCATGGGCTGCCGAGGTTCAGCGACAGCTGGGAAAGGTCGATATTGCCATTCAAAACGGAGGAGGCTTACGCCGAACCCTTGCAGCAGGCAATATCACTGTAGGAGACCTCTATGAGATTATGCCCTTTGATAACTACCTCGTCGTTTTCGATCTTCCCGGTTCCGAGATTAAAAAAGCTATTGATCACGGTATTATGAATCCTAATGTTACAGACGGTCAATTTGCAGGACTTAGGGTAGAATATGACGGCAAAAAGCCCTTTGAAAACAGAATTACAAAGATTACTCTTATGGATGGAACTCCCCTCGACATGAATAAAAAATATAAGGTTGTAGTAAACAGCTTTATGTTTACGGGAGGAGACTCTTACGATTTTTCTAAGGCTGAAAACTCTGCCGAAAGCGTATCCATAAGGGATGCCCTTATCGACGCAATCAAAAAGGCTAAAAAAATTAAACCCATTCCTGTAGATTATATTAAAGATATAAGCAAATAA
- a CDS encoding leucine-rich repeat domain-containing protein encodes MKAFFKQNAFIRAAVIVLAASLFALMVTACPNAAGGGNMGGGTSSGGEITIPLSQLNIQGTVLKGYTGAKPAGILRVPEDITEIADYAFYECTGITEVHLPENLTKIGESAFSFCFKVSSLDFSKCTKPLTIGNYAFEGCKMTGTVQFPASLASLGKGAFQSCNKVEYFDLRLCNNPPLTAIGTNAFYHTTGRFKVKTGTGVKALLTASGVPAGRIDEAP; translated from the coding sequence ATGAAAGCATTTTTTAAACAAAACGCATTTATTAGGGCGGCAGTCATCGTGCTTGCCGCATCATTGTTCGCCCTCATGGTTACCGCCTGCCCCAATGCGGCAGGAGGAGGTAACATGGGTGGGGGTACAAGTTCCGGCGGAGAAATCACCATACCTCTTTCACAATTAAACATTCAAGGCACCGTGCTTAAAGGCTATACGGGCGCAAAACCTGCAGGCATATTGCGCGTACCTGAAGACATTACCGAAATTGCCGACTATGCTTTTTATGAATGTACCGGCATAACGGAGGTGCATCTTCCCGAAAACCTTACCAAAATCGGTGAAAGTGCTTTTAGCTTTTGCTTTAAAGTAAGCTCCCTCGATTTTTCCAAGTGTACAAAGCCGCTTACAATCGGCAACTATGCCTTTGAAGGCTGCAAAATGACGGGAACGGTGCAGTTTCCTGCAAGCCTTGCCTCTTTGGGCAAGGGGGCGTTTCAGAGCTGCAATAAGGTAGAATACTTTGACCTTCGGTTGTGCAACAACCCGCCCCTTACGGCAATCGGCACCAACGCCTTTTACCATACAACAGGCCGCTTTAAGGTTAAAACGGGTACAGGCGTAAAAGCCCTCCTCACCGCCTCAGGCGTACCCGCAGGCAGAATAGATGAAGCACCTTAA
- a CDS encoding Rpn family recombination-promoting nuclease/putative transposase, giving the protein MSTSNRKYKDSVFVDLFSEDEKAKENFLSLYNALHGTNLQLSCPVENIRLDNVMYMNIINDVSCLVDGKIIVLAEHQSTINENMPLRFLQYIARLYEKIQAPEDRYLRKLSKIPTPEFYVFYNGVEDYPETTTLKLSDAFITKPERIPLELEVKVFNINKNKGAEVLNRCKTLDEYSLFVEEVRIQTQLDPENGFTNAVKICIEKGILKEYLMRKSREVINMLIAEYDYDTDIAVQRQESLMIGIQQGSYQNKLETAKNLIAMNLPIENIAKATGLSIEEVEKL; this is encoded by the coding sequence ATGAGTACTTCAAACAGAAAATACAAAGATTCGGTATTCGTTGATCTTTTCAGTGAAGACGAAAAGGCAAAGGAAAACTTTTTATCTCTTTATAACGCCTTGCACGGTACTAATCTGCAACTGTCGTGCCCTGTAGAAAATATAAGGCTTGATAATGTCATGTACATGAACATTATCAACGATGTTTCTTGTCTTGTCGACGGTAAAATAATTGTGTTGGCTGAACATCAGTCTACCATAAACGAAAATATGCCTTTGCGCTTCTTACAATATATAGCAAGGCTCTACGAAAAAATACAAGCACCGGAAGACAGGTATTTAAGAAAACTATCCAAAATTCCAACACCGGAGTTTTATGTTTTTTACAATGGTGTTGAAGATTATCCTGAAACTACAACGCTAAAGTTGTCGGATGCCTTTATTACAAAGCCTGAACGGATACCGCTGGAACTTGAAGTAAAAGTATTTAACATAAACAAGAATAAGGGAGCTGAGGTGCTAAACCGCTGTAAGACCTTAGACGAATACAGTCTCTTTGTTGAGGAAGTGAGAATTCAAACACAACTCGATCCTGAAAACGGCTTTACCAATGCAGTAAAGATATGTATAGAAAAGGGAATCTTAAAAGAATACTTAATGAGAAAATCACGGGAGGTAATAAATATGTTAATAGCTGAATACGACTATGATACGGATATCGCAGTACAAAGGCAAGAAAGCCTAATGATTGGTATACAGCAAGGCTCGTACCAGAACAAGCTCGAAACGGCAAAAAATCTGATTGCAATGAATTTACCTATCGAAAATATTGCAAAAGCTACCGGTTTAAGCATCGAAGAAGTAGAGAAACTGTAA